A region from the Flavobacteriales bacterium genome encodes:
- a CDS encoding response regulator, producing MVTRITLVLVFLVVVAAALSGWLVYRGSADQALANARREMRHTLQLAELRLQAFSATMAADIDFLSDNDPVNDWAALADTVDTAAMGVVVERAALLFNSFIRSRPEYAQVRFIVADSLGKEAVRFDRSGTTVFRTPDSLLQAKGDRDYFLATIALPRSGRYHSRIDLNKEHGAIVRPFMPTMRSAAPVYSPLGKVVGIVIINADLRPLFRELLALSPHDGQLMLADAQDELILHPDTSKTFRFDLGSSSPFPLALTSDSLPRSLGAWPDHISQAYLLEVPSTGQRYTVGLERSTSALLAGLREVRDRQMLTVGGVALACIGIGLLFARGISGRLDRLTKRVEAYADGAASAPLPVERADEIGRLARTVQHMQERIDARMRDIEQARDRAQRAEQVQKDFLANMSHELRTPLNAIIGMGQQLADGAADEAQRERAAIVLRSAQRMQALVGDLLEHAHLAEGKVTLRKEAFAPEQIIRDLLAVHAVAAQDKGIALLAEVEQLPAACSGDALRLHQVIDNLLGNAIKFTAKGQVKLTARYADGQLVMAVSDTGAGLSPEEQDRVFARFERAAASEGKEGVGLGLAITQALVKAMAGTLALESTVGMGTTFTVHLPMPQVGQPLPTVPVAAPAARATTGLNVLYVEDVETNRMLMTDLAKAWKWKLDLATGSEDALALCRERSYDLFLIDLDLGDDMKGTELALRIHGMARHRYVPAIAVTAFADADHDAQVRQAGLNDRITKPIDRNELATKAAFWTDPSVDTAIDLAGLLDQYGAQGEKAITVLQQFRKEFAKHRTALQQAMAHNDADLLVRTRHQLRPHWQLLGLADGLAVLDALGTDVSAQDKSAVHVCFDRCDRAMMQEQRRVQQGLMG from the coding sequence ATGGTCACGCGCATCACGCTGGTGCTCGTGTTCCTGGTGGTGGTGGCTGCGGCATTGAGCGGTTGGCTGGTGTATCGCGGCAGCGCCGACCAAGCATTGGCCAATGCGCGGCGCGAGATGCGGCACACCCTGCAACTGGCCGAACTGCGGTTGCAAGCGTTTTCGGCCACCATGGCCGCCGACATCGATTTCCTGAGCGACAACGACCCCGTGAACGACTGGGCAGCGCTGGCTGATACCGTTGACACCGCCGCCATGGGGGTGGTGGTGGAGCGGGCGGCGCTTCTCTTCAACAGCTTCATCCGTTCAAGGCCAGAGTACGCGCAGGTCAGGTTCATTGTCGCGGACAGCCTTGGTAAGGAGGCCGTGCGTTTCGACCGCAGCGGAACGACGGTTTTCCGCACGCCTGACAGCTTGTTGCAAGCCAAGGGCGACCGCGATTATTTCCTCGCCACCATCGCCCTGCCACGTAGCGGCCGCTACCACTCGCGCATCGACCTGAACAAGGAGCACGGGGCCATTGTGCGGCCCTTCATGCCCACCATGCGATCGGCGGCGCCGGTTTATTCGCCATTGGGCAAGGTCGTCGGCATCGTCATCATCAATGCCGATCTGCGTCCGCTCTTCCGCGAACTGCTGGCTTTGTCGCCGCACGATGGCCAGCTGATGCTGGCCGACGCGCAGGATGAGTTGATCCTGCATCCGGATACCTCGAAGACCTTCCGGTTCGACCTGGGCTCATCCTCACCCTTCCCGCTCGCATTGACGAGCGACAGTCTTCCACGGTCCTTGGGCGCTTGGCCGGACCACATCTCGCAGGCCTATTTGCTCGAGGTACCGAGCACCGGACAGCGTTATACCGTGGGCCTGGAGCGCAGCACCTCAGCACTTCTTGCCGGACTGCGGGAGGTGCGCGATCGGCAAATGCTCACCGTGGGCGGAGTGGCCCTTGCTTGCATCGGCATCGGATTGCTCTTTGCGCGCGGCATCTCGGGGCGGCTCGATCGCCTCACCAAGCGCGTGGAAGCGTATGCAGATGGTGCCGCGAGTGCGCCGTTGCCGGTTGAACGTGCCGACGAGATCGGCCGCCTTGCACGGACCGTGCAGCACATGCAGGAGCGCATCGATGCGCGCATGCGCGACATTGAACAAGCACGCGACAGGGCGCAGCGGGCCGAGCAGGTGCAGAAGGATTTCCTGGCCAACATGAGCCACGAACTGCGCACGCCGCTCAATGCCATCATCGGCATGGGGCAGCAATTGGCCGATGGCGCCGCGGACGAAGCGCAACGCGAGCGCGCCGCCATTGTGCTGCGCAGCGCCCAACGCATGCAGGCCTTGGTTGGCGACCTTCTCGAGCACGCGCATTTGGCCGAGGGCAAAGTGACCCTTCGCAAGGAAGCGTTCGCACCGGAGCAGATCATCCGCGACCTGCTTGCGGTGCACGCCGTGGCCGCCCAGGACAAGGGCATCGCGTTGTTGGCCGAAGTGGAGCAACTGCCCGCCGCTTGCTCGGGCGACGCGCTCCGGTTGCACCAGGTCATCGACAATCTCCTTGGCAATGCCATCAAGTTCACAGCGAAAGGGCAGGTGAAGCTGACCGCCCGTTATGCCGATGGACAATTGGTGATGGCCGTGAGCGACACGGGTGCCGGCTTGTCGCCCGAAGAGCAGGACCGTGTCTTCGCAAGGTTCGAGCGGGCCGCGGCCAGCGAGGGCAAGGAAGGCGTGGGACTGGGTCTGGCGATCACGCAGGCCCTGGTGAAAGCCATGGCGGGAACACTTGCGCTGGAAAGCACGGTCGGCATGGGCACCACCTTTACGGTGCACCTGCCAATGCCGCAGGTGGGGCAGCCGCTACCTACGGTTCCGGTGGCGGCGCCTGCTGCGCGAGCGACAACTGGCTTGAACGTGCTCTACGTGGAGGATGTGGAGACCAACCGCATGCTCATGACCGACTTGGCGAAGGCATGGAAATGGAAGCTGGACCTGGCCACGGGCTCTGAAGATGCTCTGGCCCTCTGCCGTGAACGCTCGTACGATCTCTTCCTGATCGACCTTGATCTAGGCGACGACATGAAGGGTACGGAACTCGCCTTGCGCATCCACGGAATGGCCCGCCACCGCTACGTGCCGGCCATTGCGGTAACGGCTTTCGCCGATGCCGACCACGATGCCCAAGTGCGTCAGGCCGGGCTCAACGATCGGATCACCAAGCCCATCGATCGCAACGAGCTGGCCACCAAAGCCGCCTTCTGGACCGACCCCTCGGTGGACACTGCGATAGACCTTGCCGGCCTTCTGGACCAGTACGGCGCGCAGGGCGAAAAGGCCATCACCGTGCTGCAACAGTTCCGCAAGGAATTCGCGAAGCACCGCACCGCGCTGCAACAAGCCATGGCCCATAACGATGCCGACCTTCTGGTGCGTACCCGGCATCAGCTACGCCCGCATTGGCAACTGCTCGGGCTCGCCGATGGTCTCGCCGTACTTGATGCCCTCGGCACCGATGTCAGCGCTCAGGACAAGTCAGCGGTGCACGTGTGCTTCGACAGGTGCGATAGAGCGATGATGCAGGAGCAGCGGCGCGTGCAGCAGGGGTTGATGGGGTGA
- a CDS encoding T9SS type A sorting domain-containing protein — protein MKRTLDGGFIIVGDTDANGNVDAFALKTDSSGNEQWREIYSGGGLSDYVVSVDKADGGDYLLGGQKRITADDKDLWLLRIDSVGAVRWSRSWGSGFDEPNAHLTTLVDGHALVASAWGYDDDFSAARTYLAKLDSTDGSTIWDREYGPVAYGAAFFAAKERYNGDIIACGVTWANLAQQGLLLRTTSTGDSIWMRSFYYQDTLITTGQGRFYDVLPTPDGGFIAAGSAYNPAGAPYPPGYSQDTWVVKVDSMGCIVPGCDGVGVQELVTNLGGALSVFPNPASGSTTVQVELPQSMRGKALRLVLVNAQGQVVREQTAQDGANILDLSNATAGLYYVHLAQGTTWLSGAKLVVE, from the coding sequence GTGAAGCGCACACTCGATGGTGGTTTTATCATCGTGGGCGATACCGATGCGAACGGGAATGTTGATGCCTTTGCCCTGAAGACCGATAGCTCGGGCAACGAGCAATGGAGGGAGATCTACAGCGGTGGTGGCCTTTCGGACTATGTAGTGTCCGTTGACAAGGCAGATGGAGGCGACTATTTGCTCGGTGGCCAGAAACGCATCACCGCTGACGACAAGGACCTTTGGCTGCTTCGGATAGATAGCGTAGGTGCCGTTCGCTGGAGTAGATCTTGGGGTAGTGGTTTCGATGAGCCGAACGCACACTTGACCACCTTGGTCGATGGACATGCGCTAGTAGCCAGCGCATGGGGTTATGACGATGACTTCAGCGCGGCGCGCACATACTTGGCCAAACTGGATTCAACGGACGGCAGCACCATCTGGGACCGCGAGTACGGGCCGGTGGCGTATGGCGCTGCCTTCTTCGCCGCCAAAGAGCGGTATAACGGTGACATCATCGCATGCGGTGTCACATGGGCGAATCTTGCCCAACAAGGTCTTCTGCTGCGCACCACCAGCACGGGCGATAGCATCTGGATGCGCAGCTTTTACTACCAGGATACCCTCATTACCACGGGTCAAGGGCGCTTCTACGATGTGCTGCCCACCCCGGATGGTGGCTTCATAGCAGCAGGCTCGGCCTACAACCCCGCAGGTGCGCCCTACCCACCGGGCTACAGCCAGGATACCTGGGTTGTGAAGGTGGATAGCATGGGCTGCATTGTGCCGGGCTGCGATGGCGTTGGTGTGCAGGAGTTGGTTACCAACTTGGGCGGGGCGTTGAGCGTGTTCCCGAACCCTGCGAGCGGTTCAACCACTGTACAGGTGGAATTGCCGCAGAGCATGCGAGGCAAGGCGTTGCGTTTGGTGCTTGTGAATGCACAAGGGCAAGTGGTGCGCGAGCAAACAGCGCAAGACGGCGCGAACATCCTCGACTTGTCGAACGCTACGGCCGGGTTGTACTACGTGCACCTTGCCCAAGGCACAACATGGCTCAGCGGGGCCAAACTGGTGGTGGAGTAA
- a CDS encoding T9SS type A sorting domain-containing protein → MSEVCLQRVNPQGDTLWTRVFGGPNQYWIGRQVKRTADGGFLVVGDTDASGFVDGFALKTDSLGNEQWRQTYGWSNSEIDGLLSCDDGPANTLYMAGSRYLNNDNRDMWLQRTDSAGTLLWRVSWGGQYDDGSGHMATLSDGHVIVANARGYNFNGTQFRVALTKLDSTDGTILWDHEYGPEAPSTVLFAAKERPNGDLIACGVSYASGNQQGLLLRTTSQGDSIWMRSYYYQDTLITTGQGRFYDVLPTQDGGFIAAGSAYNPAGAPYPPGYSQDTWVVKVDSMGCIVPGCDGVGVEEVVTNLCNALSVFPNPASSSTNVQVELPQSMRGKALRLAVVDGQGRIVHEQSAQQGANALDLSQLSAGLFYVHLASGTTWLSGTKLIVE, encoded by the coding sequence GTGAGCGAGGTTTGTCTTCAGCGCGTAAATCCACAAGGCGACACTCTCTGGACGCGCGTTTTCGGCGGGCCGAACCAATACTGGATAGGCCGCCAAGTAAAACGCACCGCCGATGGCGGCTTCCTTGTTGTGGGTGATACCGATGCCAGCGGTTTTGTGGATGGGTTCGCGTTGAAGACCGACAGCTTGGGTAATGAGCAATGGCGGCAGACCTACGGCTGGAGCAACAGCGAGATCGATGGGCTTCTGTCGTGTGATGACGGCCCAGCCAATACCCTCTATATGGCCGGCAGCCGCTACCTGAACAACGACAATCGGGACATGTGGTTACAACGCACGGATTCCGCCGGTACCCTGCTATGGCGCGTAAGCTGGGGCGGCCAGTACGATGATGGCAGCGGGCACATGGCCACCCTGTCCGATGGCCATGTGATCGTGGCCAACGCAAGGGGCTACAACTTCAATGGAACCCAGTTCCGTGTTGCCCTAACCAAATTGGACAGCACCGATGGAACCATCCTGTGGGATCACGAATACGGACCAGAAGCACCGAGCACCGTGCTCTTCGCAGCCAAGGAGCGCCCCAACGGCGACCTCATTGCCTGCGGCGTGAGCTATGCGAGCGGCAACCAGCAGGGCTTACTACTGCGCACTACCAGCCAAGGCGATAGCATTTGGATGCGCAGCTACTACTACCAGGACACGCTCATCACCACGGGCCAAGGGCGCTTCTACGATGTGCTGCCCACCCAAGATGGCGGCTTCATTGCAGCAGGCTCGGCCTACAACCCGGCCGGTGCGCCCTACCCACCGGGCTACAGCCAAGACACCTGGGTGGTAAAAGTGGACAGCATGGGGTGCATAGTGCCGGGTTGCGATGGGGTTGGCGTGGAGGAGGTGGTTACCAACTTGTGCAATGCGCTGAGCGTGTTCCCGAACCCCGCGAGTAGTTCAACCAACGTGCAGGTGGAACTGCCGCAAAGCATGCGTGGCAAAGCGCTGCGCTTGGCCGTAGTGGATGGGCAGGGCCGTATTGTGCATGAGCAGAGCGCACAGCAAGGCGCTAACGCACTCGACTTGTCCCAGCTGTCAGCGGGGCTTTTCTATGTGCATCTGGCCAGCGGCACAACTTGGCTCAGTGGCACCAAACTCATTGTTGAATGA
- a CDS encoding T9SS type A sorting domain-containing protein — MRCLVIGIVVLVGALAHGQGFNRRYDAFGLDRAQGAWDIEFTANGYMAISVSSDADSISPDSSFFHYSVLFTELNINGDKVNESRVFRPWHGTTSGWANCSDTIAGGGFVIGGATESLASVIETYLFVADPQGDTLWTRVFGGANQYWIGRQVKHTSDGGFLIVGDTDASGFVDGFALKTDSLGNEQWRQTYGWSNSEIDGLLSCDLGPANTYYMAGSRYLNNDNRDMWLQRTDTSGALLWRVSWGGQFDDGSGHMATLSDGHVIVANARGYNFNGTLFRVALTKLDSTDGTILWDYEYGPEAPSTVLFAAKERPNGDIIACGVSYASGNQQGLLLRTNSAGDSIWMRSYYYQDTLITTGQGRFYDVLPTPDGGFIAAGSAYNPAGAPYPPGYSQDTWVVKVDSMGCIVPGCDGVGVQELVTNLSDALSVYPNPASGSTTVQVELPQSMRGTALRLVLVNAQGQVTHEQTAQEGANALDLSIVAAGLYYVHLASATTWLSGAKLVVQH; from the coding sequence ATGCGTTGCTTGGTTATCGGTATCGTGGTGCTGGTTGGAGCTTTGGCCCATGGCCAAGGCTTCAATCGGCGCTACGATGCCTTTGGCCTTGACCGGGCCCAAGGTGCTTGGGACATCGAATTCACTGCTAACGGTTACATGGCGATCTCTGTGAGTTCGGATGCCGACAGCATCTCCCCCGACTCATCCTTCTTCCACTACTCGGTGCTCTTCACGGAGCTAAACATCAATGGTGACAAAGTGAATGAAAGTCGTGTCTTCAGACCTTGGCATGGTACCACATCAGGTTGGGCGAATTGTAGTGACACTATAGCGGGTGGTGGTTTTGTAATTGGGGGCGCCACGGAATCGCTCGCCTCTGTTATCGAGACGTACCTCTTCGTTGCCGACCCACAGGGCGACACCCTCTGGACGCGCGTTTTCGGCGGTGCCAACCAATACTGGATAGGCCGCCAAGTGAAGCACACCTCCGATGGTGGCTTTCTCATTGTGGGCGATACCGATGCCAGCGGTTTTGTGGATGGCTTTGCCCTCAAGACCGACAGCTTGGGCAATGAGCAATGGAGGCAGACCTACGGTTGGAGCAACTCAGAAATTGATGGGCTGTTGTCGTGCGATCTGGGCCCGGCCAACACCTACTACATGGCTGGTAGCCGTTACCTGAACAACGACAACAGGGACATGTGGCTGCAACGCACGGATACTTCTGGGGCGCTCTTGTGGCGTGTGAGCTGGGGCGGCCAGTTCGACGACGGCAGCGGGCACATGGCCACGCTGTCAGATGGGCATGTGATCGTAGCCAACGCAAGAGGCTACAACTTCAACGGCACCCTGTTCCGCGTAGCCCTCACCAAATTGGACAGCACCGATGGAACCATCCTCTGGGACTACGAATACGGACCAGAAGCACCGAGCACGGTGCTCTTCGCAGCCAAAGAGCGCCCCAACGGCGACATCATTGCCTGCGGCGTGAGCTACGCCAGCGGCAACCAGCAAGGTCTTCTGCTGCGCACCAACAGCGCAGGCGATAGCATTTGGATGCGCAGCTACTACTACCAGGACACCCTCATCACCACGGGCCAAGGCCGCTTCTACGATGTGCTGCCCACCCCGGATGGTGGCTTCATAGCAGCAGGCTCAGCCTACAACCCCGCCGGTGCGCCCTACCCACCCGGTTATAGCCAAGACACTTGGGTGGTGAAGGTGGACAGCATGGGTTGCATTGTGCCGGGGTGCGATGGTGTTGGCGTGCAAGAGTTGGTGACGAACTTGAGCGATGCGCTGAGCGTGTACCCGAACCCCGCGAGTGGTTCAACCACCGTGCAAGTGGAACTGCCGCAAAGCATGCGCGGCACGGCGCTGCGCTTGGTGCTGGTCAATGCGCAAGGGCAAGTAACACACGAACAAACGGCACAAGAGGGCGCCAATGCACTCGACTTGTCCATCGTTGCTGCTGGACTCTACTACGTGCATTTAGCGAGCGCAACAACTTGGCTAAGTGGGGCCAAACTGGTGGTGCAACACTGA
- a CDS encoding T9SS type A sorting domain-containing protein produces MLRGSAGCFTVFVGALAMGQGFNRRYDAFYQQRPQDAWGIERTAQGYTVISGSYDADSISPDSSFFHVTTLFTFLDGSGTKLSEHRNFRAWRGTFPGWANCCDTVPGGGYAVGGGVQSIDQVNEICLQRISPQGDTLWTRVFGGPNQYWIGRQVKRTPDGGFLIVGDTDANGNVDAFALKTDSLGNEQWRETYSGGSLSDYFLAVDLAADGDLFLGGQRRLTANDRDFWVHRVDSTGTTEWQRSWGGAFDEFSGHLVSLADGHVLVASGWCYSNNSDTYRPYLAKLDSANGQTLWEREYGHIAFTTTFFAAKERPNGDIIACGVSYAGGNQQGLLLRTTSQGDSIWMRTYYYQDTLITTGQGRFYDVLPTPDGGFIAAGSAYNPAGAPYPPGYSQDTWVVKVDSMGCIVPGCDGVGVQELVTNLGGALSVFPNPAHGSTTVQVQLPASMQRSGLRLVLVNAQGQVVLEQAAQDGANTLDLSALSGGLYYVHLASGTTWLSGTKLILE; encoded by the coding sequence ATGCTCCGCGGATCCGCTGGCTGCTTTACGGTGTTTGTTGGAGCCTTGGCAATGGGCCAAGGCTTCAACAGGCGCTATGATGCCTTTTACCAGCAGCGTCCGCAGGATGCTTGGGGCATTGAGCGTACCGCACAGGGTTACACGGTCATATCAGGTAGCTACGATGCGGATAGCATATCACCTGATTCCTCATTCTTCCATGTCACGACCCTGTTCACATTTCTTGATGGGAGCGGGACGAAGCTCTCCGAACACCGCAATTTCCGCGCATGGCGTGGAACATTTCCAGGCTGGGCCAATTGCTGCGATACCGTACCGGGCGGGGGTTATGCAGTAGGGGGTGGTGTTCAATCCATTGACCAAGTGAATGAGATTTGCCTACAACGGATCAGTCCTCAAGGCGACACCCTTTGGACGCGGGTCTTCGGTGGCCCCAACCAATATTGGATCGGCCGCCAGGTGAAACGCACCCCCGATGGCGGCTTCCTCATTGTGGGCGATACCGATGCCAACGGCAACGTGGATGCCTTTGCCCTGAAAACCGATAGCTTGGGCAATGAGCAATGGCGAGAGACCTACAGCGGGGGTAGCTTGTCGGACTATTTCCTAGCTGTGGACCTGGCGGCCGATGGCGATCTGTTCTTGGGCGGACAACGACGCCTCACCGCCAACGACCGGGACTTCTGGGTACATCGCGTGGACAGCACTGGCACCACGGAGTGGCAGCGTTCATGGGGCGGTGCCTTCGACGAGTTTTCAGGGCATCTCGTGTCCCTTGCTGATGGTCATGTGCTGGTGGCGAGCGGGTGGTGCTACTCCAACAACTCCGACACCTACCGGCCCTACTTGGCCAAACTCGATTCCGCCAACGGTCAAACTCTGTGGGAAAGAGAGTATGGTCACATCGCGTTCACCACCACCTTCTTCGCCGCTAAAGAGCGCCCCAACGGCGACATCATTGCCTGCGGCGTGAGCTATGCCGGCGGCAACCAGCAAGGGCTGCTACTGCGCACTACCAGCCAAGGCGATAGCATCTGGATGCGCACTTACTACTACCAGGACACCCTCATCACCACCGGCCAAGGCCGCTTCTACGATGTGCTGCCCACCCCGGATGGTGGCTTCATAGCAGCAGGCTCGGCCTACAACCCGGCCGGTGCGCCCTACCCACCGGGCTACAGCCAAGACACCTGGGTGGTAAAAGTGGACAGCATGGGTTGCATTGTGCCGGGGTGCGATGGTGTTGGCGTGCAAGAGTTGGTGACGAACTTGGGTGGTGCGCTAAGCGTGTTCCCCAACCCTGCACACGGCAGCACAACCGTGCAAGTGCAATTGCCCGCATCCATGCAGCGCAGTGGGCTGCGTTTGGTGCTCGTCAATGCGCAAGGGCAAGTGGTGCTCGAACAAGCAGCACAAGACGGCGCCAACACGCTCGACTTGTCTGCGTTGAGCGGCGGGTTGTACTACGTGCATTTGGCCAGTGGCACAACATGGCTGAGCGGCACTAAACTGATCTTGGAATGA
- a CDS encoding response regulator transcription factor yields the protein MRILIADDDPLSADLLKAHCAKLDPTGATVHVNDGAEAMAQLRAGHWDLLLLDLNMPKVDGPTLLEGIGERVPVIIVTGDPAFALEAYKFHVRDYLVKPVTFERFASAWRALERTAPAAPATAGNSVFVRSGNDIVQVDLDEVRYVKSESNYVRYVLDGKEVVSLMNMKDLDMKLPKSFVRVHRSFIVNLRHIEKLDTSDIKVGRELIPVSETYRPQLLKQLELL from the coding sequence ATGCGCATCCTCATCGCCGACGACGACCCGCTGAGCGCCGACCTGTTGAAGGCCCATTGCGCCAAGCTCGACCCCACCGGGGCAACCGTGCACGTGAACGATGGCGCCGAAGCCATGGCCCAACTGCGCGCGGGCCACTGGGACCTTCTTCTTCTTGACCTGAACATGCCCAAGGTGGACGGGCCTACCCTGCTGGAAGGCATCGGTGAGCGCGTGCCCGTCATCATCGTCACGGGCGACCCTGCTTTCGCGCTCGAGGCATACAAGTTCCATGTGCGCGACTACCTGGTGAAGCCGGTGACCTTCGAGCGCTTCGCCTCGGCCTGGCGCGCGCTGGAACGCACTGCGCCCGCAGCTCCTGCCACAGCTGGCAACAGCGTTTTCGTGCGCAGTGGCAACGACATTGTTCAGGTGGACCTGGACGAAGTGCGTTACGTGAAAAGCGAGAGCAACTACGTACGCTACGTGCTGGACGGCAAGGAAGTGGTGAGCCTGATGAACATGAAGGACCTGGACATGAAGCTGCCCAAGTCGTTCGTGCGCGTGCACCGCAGTTTCATCGTCAACCTGCGCCACATCGAAAAGCTGGACACCAGCGACATCAAAGTGGGCCGCGAGCTGATCCCCGTGAGCGAGACCTACCGGCCGCAGTTGCTCAAGCAGCTCGAACTGCTCTAA